The following proteins come from a genomic window of Gossypium raimondii isolate GPD5lz chromosome 5, ASM2569854v1, whole genome shotgun sequence:
- the LOC105771031 gene encoding membrane-anchored ubiquitin-fold protein 6, with protein MAGEDLVELKFRLADGTDIGPSKYSPATTVASLKEKILAQWPKDKENCPKTTQDVKLINGGKILENNSTLADCTLLVGELPGGVITMHVVLRLPLSDKNSEKQQDDSPKKSGCSCTIL; from the exons ATGGCTGGTGAAGATTTGGTGGAACTCAAATTCAGGCTTGCAGATGGAACTGACATTGGTCCAAGCAAGTACAGTCCGGCTACAACTGTGGCATCTCTCAAAGAGAAAATACTTGCTCAGTGGCCTAAAG ACAAAGAAAATTGCCCAAAGACAACACAAGATGTGAAGCTAATTAATGGTGGAAAGATACTTGAAAACAACAGCACACTTGCTGACTGCACACTACTGGTTGGCGAACTTCCGGGCGGTGTAATCACAATGCATGTGGTTCTTCGCCTTCCTTTGTCAGACAAAAACAGTG AGAAACAACAGGATGATTCTCCAAAGAAAAGCGGCTGTTCCTGCACCATCTTGTAG